The DNA sequence TGGCACGCCTCACACGCTCCGAACTTTTCATCCTGATGACGGTCGGGCTTGCCACCGTCGCGGGAACGGTGATCGTGCTTTATGCCTTTGTGCTCTCGTCCATCCTTGAAGGCGCCATGGGACAAATTCTGACAGCTTCGCTTATCTCACTGCCAGCAGCTGTGCTGGTCGCCAAGCTGATGGTGCCCGGCAGCGTCGACGAAGCACCGACGGACGGTGAGGTGAGCGCAGAAGACCTGGGCTATCAAAGCAGCATGGACGCAGTGACCCGAGGCACGCTCGATGGGCTTGCCTTGTTCCTGAATATCCTGGCCATGCTTCTGGTGCTCGTTGCGCTGGTCGCGCTCGCCAATATCCTGCTGGGCCTCTTCCCCAGTGTCGGTGATGCGCCGCTGACACTTCAACGCATCTTCGGCTGGCTCTTTGCGCCATTGGTTTTTCTGATGGGTGTGCCTTGGGGTGAGGCGGCAGTCGCGGGCCAGCTTATGGGAACTAAGACCATCCTCAACGAATTCCTGGCCTATGTGAGCCTGACCCAGACGCCGGTGGAAGACCTATCTGAGCGCTCCCGCCTGATCATGGTCTATGGGCTCTGCGGGTTCGCCAATCTAGGCTCTGTCGGCATTATGATCGGGGGGCTGTCCGCCATTGTGCCGGAGCGTCGCCCGGAAATTACATCACTGGCCATGAAAGCGCTTGTAGGGGGAACCCTCGCTGCTGCCATGACCGGTGCCACCATCGGAATGATCTCGTAACCCAAAAAGGAACCACCCATGAAAATCTATGACGACACACGCGCACCCAATCCGCGGCGCGTCCGCATCTACCTGGCGGAGAAGGGCATCGACGTTCCGCTGGAACAAACACCGGTGATGGAACGCGCAAACAGGACTGAGGCGTTTAAAGAAAAGAACGCGCTCCAGCAGATACCTGTTCTGGAGCTGGATGATGGCACCTGTATCGCGGAGAGCCTTGCAATCTGCCGCTACTTCGAAGCAGCAAATCCTGAGAACCCACTGTTCGGATCAACACCGCTTGAGCAGGCGCAGGTTGAGATGTGGAACCGCCGGATTGAGTTTCAGCTGCTTGGCACAGTGGGTGCATATTGGCGCCATTGCCATCCACTGACAGCGGCTCTTGGTGGACAGATCAAGGAAGCTGGAGAAGCCGGCAAGAAACGCGCTGAGTTCATTCTGAATTGGCTGAACGAAGACCTCGCAGGCCGTGACTATTTTGCCGGTGACAGCTTTACGGTGGCAGACATCACGGCGCTCTGTGTCATCGACTTTGCGACCTTTGTCGGCATCCCTATTCCTGAAGATGCAGCCAACCTCAAAGCCTGGCATGAGCGTGTCTCCGCACGACCGAGTGCGACTGCCTGATGGTTTTTTTGAGGGGAAAGTTGAGAGGGGCGAAGGCGGTGGCCGGGGGTACATTCAGACACCGCCTTGCCCCCTCAGGACCCAACCAGATAACGCATGACAATCTAGCCAGGGCATTCAGGCCGCCGTTCCCAGCGGTTGAAATGAAGATGACAAGATTCACCTGAACAGTTCCTGAACTAGATGAACAGGTTTCGGTCATCCCGAAATAAACGAATTTCTGGCAGTTTTCAGTGGTTTTTGGCGGGTCGTAAATTTGTGTTACTGTTTTGCGGCAAGATTTGAGGGTCGAGGGGAGACGTAATGTCGGCAATAGATCACACAGGGGAATCAGAAAGCGGCTCGCAAGACAGGGTCCCCTTTGGGCATCTGGTCGCCTACGCGCAAATGACCTTGCCCCTCGCTGTGATTGGTCTGCCCATCGCCATTTACATCCCCGCATTTTATAGCGGGACACTTGGGTTGAACCTTGCCGCGGTCGGTGTGGTCCTCATGCTGGCGCGTTTCTCTGACGTGATCACTGATCCGCTGATTGGACGCATGAGTGACCGGACGCGAGGCAGTTTTGGTCGCCGCCGACCTTGGATCGCCCTGGGCGTGCCGCTCATGGCGCTGTCCGCCTTCATGTTGTTTGTGCCAAGTGAACCAGTGTCGCTAGGATATTTGTTTCTCTGGATCTCAGCGATTTACCTCGGCTTCACGCTGATCACCATCCCCTATGGCGCCTGGGGCGCGGAGCTTTCGACCGACTATCGCGAACGTAGCCGCATTACTGGCGCGAGAGAGGTCTTCCTGCTGATTGGTCTGATCTCAGCCATCCTTATTCCTGTCGTGTGGGCCATTGTATCAGGCGCCGAAACGCAAGAAGGCGAACTAAATTCTGTTTCCAAAGAGGCGATGGCATCTCTCGGATGGATGGTGATCCTCCTATTGCCTCTCTGCGCGGCGATCCTGTTCTGGAAAATCCGGGAGCCCGCACCGCAGACGACGCAAACAATTTCGTTGGCGGATGGTCTAAAAGCCATCATGCGTAATGGTCCATTTCGCCGCGTCCTGATCTCTACAATGGTGAGCGCATTGGCCGGATCATTGAACGCTGCGGTGGCGATCCTGTTTTACGATCATGTGTTGAAACTGGGCGAAGCAGGTTTTGTGCTCATCCTCGTACTCTTTGGCACTGCGGCGCTCGGCTCCCCATTCTGGGTATCGCTGGGCAACAAGATGGGCAAGCATCGCGCGCTTTGCGTTGCTGTGTTCCTGTCAATGCTCGCATTCAGCTCGGTGCCGCTGGTTGTCTACTTCATCGTTCCCGTGTCGCCTGACTTTACCTTTGTCGCGATGTTCCTGATCACAATGGTGCAAGGCTTTGCCTTTGGCGCGGGGGCGATTTTGGGTGCTTCAATGCTCGCTGACGTTGTTGACTTGGACATGATGCGTTCGGGCGAACACCGCACCGGTCTCCTGTTTGCGTTCCTGGGGTTTGCACGGAAGTTCTTTGAAGCCGCAGGTGTTGGCATTGCGCTGCCGCTCATCGCGTTCCTGGGATTTGATCCCCAGGCGGAGGCGCAAACCGAAAGCGGGACGTTTGGCATTGTGATGGTCTATTGCCTGCTGCCTCTTGGCCTTTGGACCATCTCCGCCTTGGTGATTTGGAACTTCCCGATCACGGCCGAGCGCCTGACGCGCATCAGAGAAGCCTATGCGCGCCGCGCGGTAAGGCGGGGTGATGCAGAGCAGGGATCAGTCATTCCAGGCGTAACTGTGCAGCCGCTACCAGCGGACTAAGGCTCAGGCGGTGATCAACAAGGATGAAACCCAGAAAGTCGCCGTGCAGCCGCTACCAGCGGACTAAGGCTCAGGCGGTGATCAACAAGGATGAAACCCAGAAAGTCGCCGTGATGATGATTGGCAAACTCACGACGGCCAGACCCACTGTCAAGCTAAGCGAACGCTGACTGAGCATGTTTTCTCGTGTCGCCTGACGCAGCAATAGTGAGCAGACCGGCAGGTTTATGAACAGCGCAGTACCGAGGCCTGGCACATAACCACCTGTTATGAAGGCGGCAGGGACATGGGGAATAAAAACATTCGCCAGGTAGATAGACGTAACGAAGCAGACCAGCCAGGTCTTGGTCCGCGAGGGCGTCCCGACAGACCCGGCGATGATGAGGGCCACCGACGCGAGGCTGACCAGCAGAAGGGCGACCTCAATCACTGGCAAGGCTGGTATTTCCAATGAAATGCCAAAGCGTTGCTGCAGTACCGTGCCGACGTGACCGTAAAGAGGAAGGGTCGCCCATTCTTCGAAATTGTGAAGGATCGTCGCAGGGATGAGAAGCCAGCGCAGAGTGGTGTAAGTCATCTCGCTGGCTCTCCCGCTTTAAGCGTGCGCTACCTCGAAGGCTTGCGCCAGCAACTGATAGGAACGCTTCCGGGCTTCATGGTCTGGTGTGATGGTCAGGATGACAAAGTCATCGACACCATATTCCGCGCCCATCTGAAGAAGACGTCCCCGCACCTGTTCTGGTGTGCCGGTAATGCTGCGCTGCTTCACGCTCTGCAGCATCTGTACTTCGTCGGGACGGAGCGGAAAGGCGAGTGCGTCATCAAGCGACTTAAACGGCCCTGCCTTGTTTTGCAGGAGATGGAGAACCCACAGGTTCCGTGAAGCGGACTGGCGCTCGGCTTCTTCCTCCGTGTCAGCCACCATGACGGACACGCCGATCGACCCGCGTGGCTGCGAGGTAATGCCGGACGGTCGAAAGCTGTTGCGGTAAATCTCGAGTGGCGAGGGTCCAGCATCCTGATTGATGAAATGGGCGAAACAATACGGCATGCCAAACTGGGCCGCATAGGCCGCACCATCTGAGCTTGAACCCAGCATCCATAGATCAGGCATGCCCGGTCCGCGTGGAACCGCGTGGATGCCCTGATAGGGATGATCGACAGGTAGACCGCCCGCGTCGCCTTTGAGGCCCTGTGCGTCTTCCAGGAATTGCTGCAGCAACTGAACCTGCTGCGGGAATACATCAATCCCATAAGCTTGAGGTCCCGGCTGAAGTGCGCGGCTGGTCTTCTGATCGGAACCCGGTGCGCGTCCAAGGCCCAGGTCGATGCGATCAGGGTAGAGGGCGTGCAGCACCCGAAAAGTTTCGGCAACTTTCAGCGGGCTGTAATGAGGCAGCATGACACCACCAGACCCTACGCGAATGGTATTCGTCGCCGCCGCTATAGCGCCGATCATGATTTCAGGGGCAGAGCCTGCGAAAGAGGAACCGCTATGGTGCTCAGCAACCCAATAACGTTGGTAGCCAGCAGCTTCGCAGGCGCGCGCAAGATCGATCGTCTCCTGCAGCGCTTGCGCGCCGGTGCCACCTTCGCGGATGGGGGATTGATCGAGAGCGCTGAGCGTTACCATGAGACGCATCCTACCATGTGTTTGGGGCTATTTCCGGATGCGTTTGATCACACCGCTAAAGTTCAAAAGCGTGTCATCGCCGCAAATTACCTGACCCCGTACGAAGATCATGGAGCGGGTATTGCGAACGACTTCGCCGGTGGCTTCGATCAAGTTGCCTGAGCCGACAGCGGAAATAAACTCTGAGTTGAAGGAGACGGTAACGCCGGGTCCATCCAGCACATCACCCGCCAGAGCGAACAGCGCGTAATCGGCAAATGTCATCAGCGACCCACCATGCAGGAAGCCGCCACCATTGCAGTGATGGGGGAGGGCTTCAAACGCACACTTGATGGAGCCATCTTCCATCTTCTTGAAGAAATAGGGCCCGGCATAGTCTTCAAAAGGGTCCGTTCCCCCTTCCCAGGCCTGATACCCTTCAAGCCGTCCAGTAGGTGCGTTCATGATCTGACATCCTTCTTTTTTGTTTTGTCTCAGTTCGCGCGTGGAAAAGCCACCGAAATGGCCTCATTTTGCCCCAGAAATGGCGGTCTTGGCCTCTATTTAGGTCTTCATTAGGAGAATTCCAACAGAATAGATGGACGATAGTAATGAAGGCGGCGGCGAAGATGGGGCTCCCCGAGAAAACTGATGTTGTGTCTGCTTACTCCAGCGAGGTTTTGGAACTTCGCAGGAAGGTTGGCAATGACCAGATAAAACCGGTTGAGGTTTCCGTATTGGAGGCAGGCCCGCTCCGCGAGATGCATGACTTCTGGAACAAGGCGCGAGATGGCATGCCAATGCCCTGTTCGTCCTGTATTGACCCTGTTGCTCTTCCAAAACGACTGTCACAAGTGTTTGTCATCGCTGTCGAGCACGAACCATTGCGCTTTCGCTTTCGCATTATGGGCGAAGACGTCATCAACGCGTTTGGCGTAAATGTCTGTGGGCAAGAAGTTTCTACCATCGAGTCTCACGGTCTTCCGACAGGCAAGCTGCTTCACGAGACATATGCATGGGTAGTAGACCAGAGAAAACCTATTGCTATGGCTGGTCCCAATGGTGCGCTTCAAGACGGTTTCAAACGCCATGAAATGATCTATCTGCCATTTTCCAATGGTGGGTGCCAGATCACCAATATCCTGGGCGCATCCGTCTACTATCGCACCTGAGCGACTTGCGGGCCCATGTTTTGACGCCCGCTAGCTCCATGGCCTAAAGTCCCGCAACTTTTGCAACCAGACCTAGCGGGGAACGCATGGCCCTTGATCTCGAAACACGCGATCAACTTTTGTCCACTATTCGACGGTTTGTCGACGAACGGCTCCGACCCATTGAAGATCAAGTGTCGGAAAACGACGAAGTACCTGAAGAGATCGTTCAGGAAATGCGTGACCTGGGCCTTTTCGGCATTTCAATCCCGACCGAATATGGCGGGCTTGGCCTCACCATGGAGGAGGAGTGCCTGCTTCTTTTCGAACTGGGACGAACATCTCCAGCATTCCGCTCCGTCATTGGGACGAATGTCGGTATCGGGTCCCAGGGCATTGTCATGCATGGTCGCCAGGATCAGAAAGAAGAGTGGCTTCCAAAGCTTGCAACAGGCGAAGCCATTGCAAGTTTTGCACTGACAGAGCCGGAGGCGGGATCAGACGCGGCATCGCTTAAGACAACAGCGATCCGTGATGGTGACCACTACATCGTGAATGGCACGAAGCGCTATATCACCAATGCAGCGAAAGCGAGCATGTTCACCTTGATGGCGCGGACCGATCCGGACACGCCTGGCGCTAAGGGTGTCTCAGCATTTGTCTGTCCCGCCGATGCGCCGGGTATTTCGCTCGGCAAATCAGAGAAAAAGATGGGCCAGCAGGGCGCGCATATTTGCGATGTCATTTTTGACAATGCCCGTATCCCAGCCAGTTGTCTGCTCGGCGACGAGGAAGGCAAGGGCTTTGTCACGGCCATGCAAGTGCTCGAACGTGGACGCCTTCACATTTCGGCAGTCTGTGTTGGCGTGGCAGAACGACTTATCGAAGATGCCACAAAATATGCGGCGGAACGGAAGCAGTTCGGACAGCCTATCGGCAATCATCAGCTGGTGCAGGCCATGCTCGCAGACTGCAAGACCGAAGCTTATGCGGCGCGCTGCATGGTGATGGACGCCTCCAAGCGTCGTGATGCGGGTGAAGATGTAGGAACCGAGTCGTCCTGCTGTAAATATTTCGCCTCAGAGATGGTTGGCCGCGTCGCAGACAAAGCGGTGCAGATTTTTGGTGGCGCTGGGTATGTCGCTGACTATGGTGTTGAGCGTTTCTACCGGGACGTTCGTATCTTCCGGATCTACGAAGGCACCAGCCAGATCCAGCAGATGATTATTGGCCGTAACATGGTTCGCGAAGCATCTGCTTAAGGCTTGGGGAAACGAGAGCCTGCAAAATGCTCATCCAAGGGCTATGCCGAAAACGTGTAAACAATCCAGCTGGAGCTGTTCTAATATTTTCACAGGTATGAACGGCTCCAATGGAGAGAAGCTCTTATGACGGCTAAGGCTCTCAA is a window from the Rhodobiaceae bacterium genome containing:
- the nupX gene encoding putative nucleoside permease NupX is translated as MTIYAAQSALGLLVLTALAWAISEDRTRLSWRLIATGLGLQVLIALILTKVPLAREALIALNGVVDTLMAATNEGTSFVFGYVGGGDAPFDIANPQNAFVLGFQALPLVLVVSALSALLWYWRILPWVTKGFALALQRSFNLGGAVGFGTAANVFLGMVESPLLIRPYMARLTRSELFILMTVGLATVAGTVIVLYAFVLSSILEGAMGQILTASLISLPAAVLVAKLMVPGSVDEAPTDGEVSAEDLGYQSSMDAVTRGTLDGLALFLNILAMLLVLVALVALANILLGLFPSVGDAPLTLQRIFGWLFAPLVFLMGVPWGEAAVAGQLMGTKTILNEFLAYVSLTQTPVEDLSERSRLIMVYGLCGFANLGSVGIMIGGLSAIVPERRPEITSLAMKALVGGTLAAAMTGATIGMIS
- the gstB gene encoding glutathione S-transferase GST-6.0, with amino-acid sequence MKIYDDTRAPNPRRVRIYLAEKGIDVPLEQTPVMERANRTEAFKEKNALQQIPVLELDDGTCIAESLAICRYFEAANPENPLFGSTPLEQAQVEMWNRRIEFQLLGTVGAYWRHCHPLTAALGGQIKEAGEAGKKRAEFILNWLNEDLAGRDYFAGDSFTVADITALCVIDFATFVGIPIPEDAANLKAWHERVSARPSATA
- the yicJ gene encoding inner membrane symporter YicJ, which encodes MSAIDHTGESESGSQDRVPFGHLVAYAQMTLPLAVIGLPIAIYIPAFYSGTLGLNLAAVGVVLMLARFSDVITDPLIGRMSDRTRGSFGRRRPWIALGVPLMALSAFMLFVPSEPVSLGYLFLWISAIYLGFTLITIPYGAWGAELSTDYRERSRITGAREVFLLIGLISAILIPVVWAIVSGAETQEGELNSVSKEAMASLGWMVILLLPLCAAILFWKIREPAPQTTQTISLADGLKAIMRNGPFRRVLISTMVSALAGSLNAAVAILFYDHVLKLGEAGFVLILVLFGTAALGSPFWVSLGNKMGKHRALCVAVFLSMLAFSSVPLVVYFIVPVSPDFTFVAMFLITMVQGFAFGAGAILGASMLADVVDLDMMRSGEHRTGLLFAFLGFARKFFEAAGVGIALPLIAFLGFDPQAEAQTESGTFGIVMVYCLLPLGLWTISALVIWNFPITAERLTRIREAYARRAVRRGDAEQGSVIPGVTVQPLPAD
- the limB gene encoding limonene 1,2-monooxygenase — encoded protein: MVTLSALDQSPIREGGTGAQALQETIDLARACEAAGYQRYWVAEHHSGSSFAGSAPEIMIGAIAAATNTIRVGSGGVMLPHYSPLKVAETFRVLHALYPDRIDLGLGRAPGSDQKTSRALQPGPQAYGIDVFPQQVQLLQQFLEDAQGLKGDAGGLPVDHPYQGIHAVPRGPGMPDLWMLGSSSDGAAYAAQFGMPYCFAHFINQDAGPSPLEIYRNSFRPSGITSQPRGSIGVSVMVADTEEEAERQSASRNLWVLHLLQNKAGPFKSLDDALAFPLRPDEVQMLQSVKQRSITGTPEQVRGRLLQMGAEYGVDDFVILTITPDHEARKRSYQLLAQAFEVAHA
- a CDS encoding thioesterase superfamily protein, coding for MNAPTGRLEGYQAWEGGTDPFEDYAGPYFFKKMEDGSIKCAFEALPHHCNGGGFLHGGSLMTFADYALFALAGDVLDGPGVTVSFNSEFISAVGSGNLIEATGEVVRNTRSMIFVRGQVICGDDTLLNFSGVIKRIRK
- a CDS encoding PAS domain protein produces the protein MKAAAKMGLPEKTDVVSAYSSEVLELRRKVGNDQIKPVEVSVLEAGPLREMHDFWNKARDGMPMPCSSCIDPVALPKRLSQVFVIAVEHEPLRFRFRIMGEDVINAFGVNVCGQEVSTIESHGLPTGKLLHETYAWVVDQRKPIAMAGPNGALQDGFKRHEMIYLPFSNGGCQITNILGASVYYRT
- the mmgC gene encoding acyl-CoA dehydrogenase codes for the protein MALDLETRDQLLSTIRRFVDERLRPIEDQVSENDEVPEEIVQEMRDLGLFGISIPTEYGGLGLTMEEECLLLFELGRTSPAFRSVIGTNVGIGSQGIVMHGRQDQKEEWLPKLATGEAIASFALTEPEAGSDAASLKTTAIRDGDHYIVNGTKRYITNAAKASMFTLMARTDPDTPGAKGVSAFVCPADAPGISLGKSEKKMGQQGAHICDVIFDNARIPASCLLGDEEGKGFVTAMQVLERGRLHISAVCVGVAERLIEDATKYAAERKQFGQPIGNHQLVQAMLADCKTEAYAARCMVMDASKRRDAGEDVGTESSCCKYFASEMVGRVADKAVQIFGGAGYVADYGVERFYRDVRIFRIYEGTSQIQQMIIGRNMVREASA